The Chryseobacterium indicum genome includes a window with the following:
- a CDS encoding outer membrane beta-barrel protein, whose product MKRIISIFLLVLSASVFAQAQNDSLFAIPRNQVGISLNKFIKSVFASDDNAMIINYRYSGKNKWSYRTGFDFKNDDSEGGYSQFAFKLGIDRNLKRYRRWNFYYGADYFFRYSNYKNINKPQYDNGLGVFLGVQYFLSPHFSLSTEPMLYYKYIYVVDRSSFQKDNKTAWSETGFGRIGFVELNFHF is encoded by the coding sequence ATGAAACGAATTATTTCAATTTTTTTGCTGGTACTTTCTGCTTCAGTTTTTGCACAGGCTCAAAATGATAGTTTATTTGCTATTCCGAGAAATCAGGTCGGAATTAGTCTCAATAAATTCATTAAATCTGTATTTGCTTCCGATGATAACGCAATGATTATTAATTATCGGTATTCGGGGAAAAACAAATGGTCTTACAGAACCGGATTTGATTTTAAGAATGACGACAGTGAAGGCGGATATTCTCAATTCGCTTTTAAACTTGGGATCGACAGAAATCTGAAAAGATACAGAAGATGGAATTTTTACTACGGAGCAGATTACTTTTTCAGATATTCCAATTACAAAAACATCAATAAACCGCAATATGATAATGGTTTAGGCGTGTTTTTAGGAGTACAGTATTTTCTTTCTCCTCATTTCTCCCTTTCTACGGAACCCATGTTGTATTACAAATATATTTATGTAGTAGACCGTTCGAGTTTTCAGAAAGATAATAAAACGGCATGGTCAGAAACAGGATTCGGGAGAATAGGTTTTGTGGAACTCAATTTTCATTTTTAA
- a CDS encoding START-like domain-containing protein, with product MAKHKVHYEFPMHCLSEILYEYLATAEGLSEWFADDVTEKGDDFFFSWGGGPSEKATLIRYKPEGFVRFRWEEDEGTKNFFEMTITIDDITEDLSLNITDFCEEGDEEENAMYWENLIENLRIKLGAA from the coding sequence ATGGCGAAACATAAAGTCCATTACGAATTCCCAATGCATTGTTTATCAGAGATTTTATATGAATATCTGGCAACGGCGGAAGGGTTGTCTGAATGGTTTGCAGATGATGTGACAGAGAAAGGTGATGACTTCTTTTTCAGCTGGGGTGGAGGTCCTTCTGAGAAGGCTACTTTAATAAGATATAAGCCTGAAGGTTTCGTACGTTTCCGATGGGAAGAAGATGAAGGAACAAAGAATTTCTTTGAAATGACGATCACAATTGATGACATTACGGAAGACCTGTCTCTGAACATTACAGATTTCTGTGAAGAAGGGGATGAAGAAGAAAATGCGATGTACTGGGAAAATCTTATCGAAAATCTTAGAATTAAATTAGGGGCAGCCTAA
- a CDS encoding aminotransferase class IV, producing MENQYFTSDEINVKNRAFLSGDAVKVSFFIRNGKLIMDEECYFFLMASMRKLRLNIPLTYTLEFFQTLFQKEVIEGKSIQNAVINFQVFRNSDGITLSKSSVSYFYEVTETQDLLALHERNLELDLIKEINVNNNLLSNIRVHSPENIYGEIYAQENDLDDVILLNPNKRIARTTFGNLLFLEGDVIKIPKQTEGAYISPLMENFVTFLHRNNLADIQEHEIIAFESQKAEEILLISDEKGIFSVGKIRNKTFGNQRFTELIKNWKESF from the coding sequence GTGGAAAATCAATATTTTACATCAGACGAAATCAATGTGAAAAACAGAGCCTTTCTTTCGGGGGATGCCGTGAAGGTTTCTTTTTTTATCAGAAACGGAAAATTAATCATGGATGAAGAATGCTATTTCTTCCTGATGGCTTCCATGAGAAAATTGAGACTGAATATTCCTTTAACCTACACACTTGAATTTTTTCAGACCTTATTTCAGAAAGAAGTTATTGAAGGAAAAAGCATTCAGAATGCGGTCATTAATTTTCAGGTTTTCAGAAATTCAGACGGAATTACCCTTTCCAAATCCTCAGTTTCTTACTTTTATGAAGTTACAGAAACCCAAGATCTGTTAGCATTGCATGAAAGAAATCTGGAACTTGATTTAATTAAGGAAATAAACGTTAATAACAACCTTTTAAGCAATATCAGGGTTCATAGTCCGGAAAATATTTACGGCGAAATTTATGCGCAGGAAAACGATCTTGATGATGTCATTCTTCTCAATCCGAATAAAAGAATTGCGCGTACAACTTTCGGGAATCTCTTGTTTCTGGAAGGTGATGTGATCAAAATCCCAAAACAGACAGAAGGAGCCTACATTTCGCCGCTTATGGAGAATTTTGTAACCTTTTTACACAGAAATAATCTTGCGGATATACAGGAACATGAGATTATTGCATTTGAGTCTCAGAAAGCTGAAGAAATACTCTTAATTTCGGATGAAAAAGGAATATTTTCTGTAGGTAAAATAAGAAATAAAACTTTTGGAAACCAGCGGTTCACGGAACTTATTAAAAACTGGAAAGAAAGTTTCTAG
- a CDS encoding YqgE/AlgH family protein, which translates to MNYSYKGKILISTPDISGDIFSRSVVLIIEHNESGAFGLILNKKNNQMSGKFKDFFDFRIEVYDGGPVGNDKVFFIVKGEKVTEMYTEITPEFYLTEDIENIISAVLSGELDINNVKIFSGYSGWSALQLEEEIQRKLWTVVDVYNLDYTLPNDQTLWKSIMQNLGGEFLLWANSPENISLN; encoded by the coding sequence ATGAATTACTCTTACAAAGGTAAAATATTAATTTCCACACCCGACATTTCCGGCGATATTTTTTCCAGATCTGTTGTCTTGATTATTGAACATAATGAAAGTGGTGCATTTGGTTTAATATTAAATAAAAAAAATAACCAGATGAGCGGTAAATTCAAAGATTTTTTCGATTTCAGAATTGAAGTTTACGACGGCGGTCCTGTAGGAAATGACAAAGTTTTTTTTATTGTAAAAGGGGAAAAAGTAACTGAAATGTATACAGAAATTACCCCGGAATTTTATCTTACCGAAGATATTGAAAACATCATAAGCGCTGTTCTCAGCGGCGAACTGGACATCAATAATGTCAAAATATTTTCCGGCTATTCCGGATGGTCAGCTTTACAGCTTGAGGAAGAAATCCAGAGAAAATTATGGACTGTGGTAGATGTTTACAATCTGGATTACACCTTGCCAAACGATCAAACCCTCTGGAAATCGATCATGCAGAATCTTGGTGGCGAATTTCTTTTATGGGCAAATTCTCCGGAAAATATTTCTTTAAACTAG
- the pdxH gene encoding pyridoxamine 5'-phosphate oxidase: protein MENLHDKRKVYEKSQLIESEIKQNPIEQFRDWFTEASENPNISEANAMALSTLENDGCPRTRMVLLKAYTYEGFIFYTNYDSRKGKSIEKTHKACLHFFWPNLERQIIIKAEMERIAENLSDGYFHSRPKGSQLGAVVSPQSEEIPNREFLEDKLQQLEEKYADTEIPRPENWGGYIAKPYEIEFWQGRPNRLHDRIVYELVDGLDWKIARLAP, encoded by the coding sequence ATGGAAAACCTGCACGACAAAAGAAAAGTGTACGAGAAATCCCAACTTATTGAAAGTGAGATAAAACAAAATCCTATTGAACAGTTTCGGGACTGGTTTACGGAAGCCAGCGAAAATCCGAACATCTCTGAAGCGAATGCAATGGCACTTTCTACACTGGAAAACGACGGATGTCCGCGTACAAGAATGGTGTTGTTAAAGGCTTATACATACGAAGGATTTATTTTTTACACCAATTATGACAGCAGAAAAGGAAAATCCATAGAGAAGACACACAAAGCCTGTCTTCATTTTTTCTGGCCCAATCTGGAAAGGCAGATCATTATTAAAGCTGAGATGGAACGTATTGCAGAAAACCTGAGTGACGGATATTTCCATTCCAGACCAAAAGGAAGTCAGTTAGGAGCTGTAGTTTCTCCTCAAAGTGAAGAAATTCCGAACCGTGAATTTTTGGAAGACAAGCTTCAGCAACTGGAAGAAAAGTATGCAGACACAGAAATTCCAAGACCTGAAAACTGGGGCGGGTATATTGCAAAGCCTTATGAAATAGAATTCTGGCAGGGGAGACCAAACCGTCTGCACGATAGAATTGTTTATGAATTGGTTGATGGTCTCGATTGGAAAATTGCAAGATTAGCTCCTTAA
- a CDS encoding HU family DNA-binding protein — protein sequence MNKSELIDAIAKDAGITKVAAKAALESFISNVTTTLKKKDGKVSLVGFGTFSVAERAARQGINPATKKPINIEAKTVAKFKAGADLSAAVASANAPAPGKKKK from the coding sequence ATGAACAAGTCTGAATTAATCGACGCAATCGCCAAAGATGCCGGCATCACTAAAGTTGCAGCTAAAGCTGCTTTAGAATCATTTATCTCTAACGTTACTACTACTTTAAAGAAAAAAGACGGAAAAGTTTCTTTAGTAGGGTTTGGAACTTTCTCAGTAGCTGAAAGAGCTGCAAGACAAGGAATCAACCCTGCAACTAAAAAGCCAATTAACATCGAAGCTAAGACTGTTGCTAAATTCAAAGCTGGTGCAGACCTTTCTGCAGCTGTTGCTTCAGCTAATGCTCCTGCTCCGGGTAAAAAGAAAAAATAA
- the panD gene encoding aspartate 1-decarboxylase: MLIEVFKSKIHRVRVTASDLNYIGSITIDEDLIEAAGLVVGERVYIVNVNNGERFDTYVIKGKRKSGEVCLNGPAARKVQRDDIIIIIAYAQMTPEEAQNFQPKIVFPDEKTNLLT; encoded by the coding sequence ATGTTAATAGAAGTTTTTAAGTCTAAGATTCACAGGGTGAGAGTTACGGCTTCTGACCTTAATTATATTGGGAGTATTACGATAGATGAAGACCTTATTGAAGCTGCAGGTTTGGTAGTGGGAGAAAGAGTTTATATCGTAAATGTGAATAACGGAGAGCGTTTCGACACTTATGTTATTAAAGGTAAAAGAAAATCGGGAGAAGTTTGTCTTAACGGTCCTGCGGCGAGAAAAGTACAGAGAGATGATATCATTATTATTATCGCTTATGCACAGATGACTCCGGAAGAGGCGCAGAATTTCCAGCCGAAGATTGTTTTCCCCGACGAAAAAACAAACCTTTTAACGTAA
- a CDS encoding lysylphosphatidylglycerol synthase transmembrane domain-containing protein: protein MEKNSKNPLKSILTIVISLAFAGFFLWFALKGLDFKVIQKSIERANYTWVFIAGIFGLLAYWLRAIRWNILLEPMGYKISNANAFWTISFGYLMNLTIPRSGELARSTALYGVEDVPVDKSFGTIILERVVDLICMIGFLGLTIIFKYDAILSFYDIATGQKEEKVKVEHGFFEKFLMKIGIVDFTAFYFYMKISLFLLAIVGLIILFKYKKDKLIGFAKGILQGLTTIFKLRQKGKFILYTIGIWICYFLAAYLVCFSLPETSDFTIGDGFFIITVGTFGMIVPASGGIGAFNLAMKYGFMALFISAGKNAVTGGEMGLIYSFISLPLQFLLTIITGLLSIPALARARNKNVVKKEFTE from the coding sequence ATGGAGAAGAACTCAAAAAATCCTCTGAAATCCATTCTTACGATAGTGATCTCGCTTGCTTTTGCAGGCTTTTTTTTATGGTTTGCTTTAAAGGGGCTGGATTTTAAAGTGATCCAGAAATCCATTGAAAGAGCAAATTATACCTGGGTCTTTATTGCAGGAATCTTTGGTTTGTTAGCATATTGGCTGCGTGCAATACGGTGGAATATTCTTCTCGAACCGATGGGATATAAAATTTCCAATGCAAATGCTTTCTGGACCATATCTTTTGGATATTTAATGAATCTTACGATTCCGAGAAGTGGGGAACTGGCAAGATCTACAGCATTGTATGGTGTAGAAGACGTTCCTGTTGATAAATCTTTCGGAACTATTATTTTAGAAAGAGTTGTAGACCTAATCTGTATGATAGGTTTTCTGGGGCTTACCATCATTTTTAAATATGATGCTATTCTTTCGTTCTATGATATTGCAACCGGACAGAAAGAGGAAAAGGTAAAAGTGGAGCATGGCTTTTTTGAAAAATTTCTAATGAAAATAGGAATTGTAGATTTTACTGCTTTTTATTTCTATATGAAGATTTCTCTTTTCCTGCTGGCAATCGTAGGATTAATTATTTTGTTCAAATACAAAAAAGATAAACTTATAGGATTTGCCAAAGGAATTTTACAGGGCTTAACCACAATATTCAAGCTCAGACAAAAAGGAAAATTCATTCTTTATACAATAGGAATCTGGATATGTTATTTTCTTGCCGCATATCTTGTATGTTTTTCCCTTCCCGAAACATCAGATTTTACCATAGGAGACGGCTTTTTTATTATTACAGTGGGAACTTTCGGAATGATTGTGCCGGCAAGCGGAGGAATTGGCGCTTTCAATCTGGCGATGAAGTACGGCTTTATGGCTCTTTTTATTTCTGCAGGTAAAAATGCTGTAACAGGCGGTGAAATGGGATTAATATACTCTTTTATATCTCTGCCCTTACAGTTTCTGCTCACAATTATTACCGGATTGCTTTCAATTCCTGCTTTAGCAAGGGCAAGAAACAAAAATGTGGTCAAAAAAGAATTTACAGAATAA
- a CDS encoding TerD family protein, whose product MAINLQKGQRIDLGFTKMTIGLGWDPNEGMGYDFDLDASAIMIDAERKLVSEEYFVFYNNLHSPDGALTHTGDDPSGKNSDGDDDEAIIIDLEKVDERVQEILFVVTIEDFDRRKQNFGQVRNSYIRIVDNNTNMEIAKYELDEDFSIETGIEFGRLYKRGGSWKFEASGIGYRADLGFFLEKYYKGQIIK is encoded by the coding sequence ATGGCAATTAATTTACAGAAAGGGCAAAGAATTGATCTTGGATTTACAAAAATGACCATCGGTCTCGGATGGGATCCAAATGAAGGAATGGGATATGATTTTGACCTTGATGCCTCCGCAATTATGATTGATGCGGAACGAAAACTGGTGAGTGAAGAATATTTTGTTTTTTATAATAACCTGCATTCGCCGGATGGTGCACTTACACATACAGGAGATGACCCGAGTGGAAAAAACAGCGACGGAGATGATGATGAAGCCATCATTATTGATCTCGAAAAAGTAGACGAAAGAGTTCAGGAAATTCTTTTTGTTGTTACCATCGAAGATTTTGATAGGAGAAAGCAGAATTTCGGACAGGTAAGAAATTCTTACATCAGAATTGTAGACAATAATACCAATATGGAAATTGCCAAATACGAACTGGATGAAGATTTTTCCATAGAAACCGGAATTGAATTCGGAAGACTGTACAAACGTGGCGGAAGCTGGAAATTTGAAGCTTCGGGAATCGGCTACAGAGCAGATCTGGGTTTCTTTCTTGAAAAATATTATAAAGGACAAATCATAAAATAA
- a CDS encoding TerD family protein → MAINLQKGQTINLRKNEQGEDAYDLSSVTIGLGWDVRRSGGFFNRLFGTSDGAEYDLDAIAFLLDKNGKVADLGMTVPGRNGREIALYKSDVIYFNSMRHPSGKIWLTGDNRTGAGDGDDEQIIVLLDQLDERYQKIVFVVSIYQGLFNRQHFGMIENAFIRAVDARGREITKFSLSGDASMNGMCSMVFAEVYRHNGDWKFRAIGEPHKTDNFIEVLVPYTYK, encoded by the coding sequence ATGGCTATCAACTTACAAAAAGGTCAGACCATCAATCTCCGCAAAAATGAACAGGGAGAAGATGCATATGATCTGTCATCTGTAACCATAGGTTTAGGATGGGATGTTAGAAGATCCGGTGGTTTTTTCAACCGTCTTTTCGGGACAAGTGACGGTGCGGAATATGATCTGGATGCCATTGCTTTTCTTTTGGATAAAAACGGAAAGGTTGCGGATCTCGGAATGACGGTTCCCGGAAGAAACGGAAGAGAGATTGCTCTGTATAAAAGCGACGTAATCTATTTCAATTCTATGCGGCATCCCAGCGGAAAAATATGGCTGACCGGAGATAACAGAACCGGAGCCGGAGATGGCGACGATGAGCAGATTATTGTATTGCTGGATCAGCTGGATGAGCGCTATCAGAAAATTGTGTTTGTAGTTTCAATTTATCAGGGATTGTTCAACAGACAACATTTCGGAATGATAGAAAATGCATTTATCCGTGCGGTAGATGCAAGAGGAAGGGAAATTACAAAATTCAGTCTTTCAGGTGACGCAAGTATGAACGGAATGTGTTCTATGGTTTTTGCAGAAGTTTACCGCCACAACGGCGACTGGAAATTCCGGGCCATTGGGGAACCGCACAAAACAGATAATTTTATTGAAGTTCTCGTACCTTATACCTATAAGTAA
- a CDS encoding 3'-5' exonuclease yields the protein MSYIMVDIESDGPIPGDFSMVCFGAVLVDENLETTFYGKLKPVSEKFNPDALAVSGFSREETLDFDDPEEVMLKFEEWIKENSKGRPVFISDNNGFDWMFICWYFHHFIGRNPFGFSSRRLADLYCGLEKDTFAQWKHLRKTKHTHHPVDDAKGNAEVLLYMKKEMGLKIGLK from the coding sequence ATGAGCTACATTATGGTCGATATAGAATCGGACGGACCGATTCCCGGAGATTTTTCAATGGTCTGTTTTGGAGCAGTTTTAGTAGACGAAAATCTGGAAACCACATTTTACGGAAAACTGAAGCCTGTTTCAGAGAAATTCAATCCCGATGCTTTGGCTGTTTCCGGTTTTTCGCGGGAAGAAACATTGGATTTTGATGATCCTGAAGAAGTGATGCTGAAATTTGAAGAATGGATTAAAGAAAATTCTAAAGGAAGACCTGTTTTCATCAGTGATAACAACGGCTTCGACTGGATGTTTATCTGTTGGTATTTTCATCATTTCATCGGGAGAAATCCATTCGGTTTTTCATCCAGAAGACTTGCGGATCTGTATTGCGGACTGGAAAAGGACACTTTTGCCCAGTGGAAACATCTACGAAAAACTAAGCACACCCATCATCCCGTTGATGACGCAAAAGGAAATGCAGAAGTTTTGCTGTATATGAAAAAGGAAATGGGACTGAAAATCGGATTGAAATAG
- the tyrS gene encoding tyrosine--tRNA ligase — MIRKLKENAEIILPENGLEEKIQQAEKENRKLIIKLGFDPTAPDLHLGHAVVLKKLKQFQDLGHQIVIIVGSFTARIGDPTGKNKARKPLTAEEVHHNAETYISQLSKVINVEKTKIVFNSEWLDALNFSEVIQLMSKVTVAQLMHRNDFSKRFSENTPIAMHELVYPILQGFDSVQINCDIEMGGTDQLFNCTMGRQLQESHGKSPQIVMCMPLLKGLDGKEKMSKSLNNIIGLTDEPNEMFGKTMSIPDSLIDEFIDLTTDFSSEEKERLKQNINDGQNPMNIKKLIAKNIITQYHDAESAENAELFFMNQFQSKNFEEKVFEPVFIDSLHHIQHKIVLSELCHQLKCNESKSFIRRLIENGGIQINNIKLTDPNEEIKLEKGIKIKIGKRSFFELL; from the coding sequence ATGATCAGAAAATTAAAAGAGAATGCAGAAATTATTCTGCCGGAAAACGGACTGGAAGAGAAAATTCAGCAAGCCGAAAAAGAAAACAGAAAATTAATCATCAAACTTGGGTTTGATCCCACTGCTCCGGATCTGCATCTTGGACACGCAGTTGTTTTGAAAAAACTGAAACAGTTTCAGGATCTGGGACATCAGATTGTAATTATTGTCGGAAGTTTTACGGCAAGAATCGGCGATCCTACAGGAAAAAACAAGGCGAGAAAACCTTTAACCGCTGAAGAAGTTCATCATAATGCAGAAACATACATCAGTCAGCTCTCCAAAGTTATTAATGTTGAAAAAACAAAAATTGTCTTTAACTCTGAATGGCTGGATGCGCTGAATTTTTCGGAAGTGATCCAACTGATGTCAAAAGTGACAGTTGCACAACTGATGCACAGAAATGATTTCAGTAAAAGGTTTTCTGAAAACACTCCCATTGCCATGCACGAACTTGTATACCCTATTTTGCAGGGTTTTGATTCTGTACAGATTAATTGTGACATTGAAATGGGCGGAACCGACCAGCTTTTCAACTGTACGATGGGGCGACAATTGCAGGAAAGTCACGGAAAATCTCCGCAGATTGTGATGTGTATGCCTTTGCTGAAAGGTCTTGACGGAAAGGAAAAGATGAGCAAATCTTTAAACAACATTATCGGATTAACCGACGAGCCGAATGAAATGTTTGGGAAAACGATGTCCATTCCGGATTCTTTGATTGACGAATTTATTGATCTTACCACGGATTTTTCTTCCGAAGAGAAAGAACGTTTAAAACAAAACATCAATGATGGTCAAAACCCGATGAATATTAAAAAGCTGATCGCTAAAAATATTATCACACAATATCATGATGCAGAATCAGCTGAAAATGCCGAGTTATTTTTCATGAACCAGTTCCAGAGTAAAAATTTTGAAGAAAAAGTTTTTGAACCGGTTTTCATTGACTCTCTCCACCATATTCAGCACAAAATAGTCTTATCGGAATTATGCCATCAGCTGAAATGTAACGAAAGTAAATCTTTCATCCGAAGACTGATTGAAAACGGTGGAATTCAGATCAACAATATCAAATTAACAGATCCGAATGAAGAGATTAAATTAGAGAAAGGAATAAAAATTAAGATCGGAAAAAGAAGTTTTTTTGAACTTTTGTAA
- a CDS encoding Crp/Fnr family transcriptional regulator translates to MHGKLIQHLQSFHHFNADEIALIKYCFEPVEYPKNMIIEEKGNVPVHLYYIVSGYLRLFHTDEKGNEITTHINCPPGFFTSYFHFINQTKSDENVECITDCKLLRITKENLDRLTLESSAMKDFSISVFHQSITYNENRSKELSTLNAEQRYLQLLKNYPEIIQFVPVQYIASFLGMKPESLSRIRRKLIN, encoded by the coding sequence ATGCACGGCAAACTCATACAGCATCTTCAGTCTTTTCATCATTTTAATGCTGACGAAATCGCGCTGATTAAATACTGTTTCGAGCCTGTAGAATATCCGAAAAATATGATTATTGAAGAAAAGGGAAATGTTCCGGTGCATCTGTATTATATTGTTTCCGGATATCTGAGATTGTTTCATACTGATGAAAAAGGAAACGAAATAACCACCCATATCAATTGTCCTCCCGGATTTTTTACTTCGTACTTTCACTTTATCAATCAGACAAAATCGGACGAAAATGTGGAATGCATTACAGATTGTAAATTATTAAGAATTACAAAGGAAAATCTGGACAGGCTTACACTGGAAAGTTCTGCAATGAAAGATTTCAGTATTTCTGTTTTCCATCAGTCGATTACTTACAACGAAAACCGTTCAAAAGAACTTTCAACATTAAATGCAGAACAAAGGTATCTTCAATTGCTGAAAAATTATCCGGAAATAATTCAGTTTGTTCCTGTTCAGTATATTGCTTCTTTTCTCGGAATGAAGCCCGAAAGTCTCAGCAGAATCCGCAGAAAACTGATTAACTAA
- a CDS encoding NAD-dependent epimerase/dehydratase family protein has protein sequence MIQEKLSLVSGANGHLGNNLVRLLLQKEIPVRATVRNTSQKKCFEGLNCEVVQADITDKASFVKALQGVETFYAVGAAFKLWAKDPKKEIYDVNLQGTRNTIEAAAEAGVKKIVYVSSIAALDYTRLPTKESYGYNPDRRDMYYNSKNDGEKLAFEQAAKFGIELVSVMPSAMIGGEAFLPLNVSYGILKLILNKEIPVDTKITLNWIDVKDVAEGCYLAAQKGRSGERYILANEECMTITDTTALAKKLYPELNLKIPQSVPKFILKVIAGIMEFSAILKGKAPVLTRKDISMFSGLQQNFDISKARNELGFAPKNPETAVKEALDYLMKNKNLIIKEA, from the coding sequence ATGATACAAGAAAAACTAAGTCTGGTTTCCGGAGCCAATGGACATTTGGGAAATAATCTGGTAAGATTGTTACTGCAAAAAGAAATTCCTGTGCGGGCGACGGTAAGAAATACATCTCAAAAAAAGTGCTTTGAAGGATTAAACTGCGAAGTTGTTCAGGCAGATATTACAGATAAAGCATCTTTCGTAAAGGCTTTGCAGGGAGTGGAAACTTTTTATGCCGTTGGAGCCGCATTTAAACTTTGGGCAAAAGATCCGAAAAAAGAAATTTATGACGTTAATCTGCAGGGTACAAGAAATACGATTGAAGCAGCGGCTGAAGCGGGAGTGAAAAAAATTGTCTACGTAAGTTCAATTGCAGCTCTGGATTACACCAGACTTCCGACAAAAGAAAGCTATGGTTATAATCCGGATCGCAGGGATATGTATTATAATTCTAAAAATGACGGTGAAAAGCTGGCTTTTGAACAGGCTGCAAAGTTTGGAATAGAACTGGTTTCCGTAATGCCTTCTGCGATGATCGGAGGGGAAGCTTTTCTTCCGCTGAATGTTTCTTACGGTATCTTAAAATTAATCCTGAATAAAGAAATTCCTGTTGATACAAAAATTACACTTAATTGGATTGATGTGAAAGATGTGGCGGAAGGATGTTATCTTGCTGCACAGAAAGGACGTTCAGGTGAAAGATATATTCTGGCAAATGAAGAATGTATGACGATCACAGATACAACGGCTCTGGCAAAAAAACTGTATCCGGAACTGAACCTGAAAATTCCGCAGTCGGTTCCGAAATTTATCCTTAAGGTAATTGCGGGAATCATGGAATTTTCGGCAATACTGAAAGGAAAAGCTCCTGTTCTGACACGAAAGGATATTTCTATGTTTTCCGGATTACAGCAGAATTTTGATATTTCAAAGGCAAGAAATGAATTGGGCTTTGCACCGAAAAATCCTGAGACAGCAGTAAAAGAAGCGCTGGATTATCTCATGAAAAACAAGAACTTAATAATAAAAGAGGCCTGA
- a CDS encoding tetratricopeptide repeat protein, which produces MSNTIHRLQNVKKLQAKRWENEDHWDEINDLLIKELDEILALEPENTSALINIGAIYSDMGEDEQALKYLHRALNLGSADKNLFINLAIVMTYMGKHPEEYHEFLEIAEDKTEDPLTFKAHFDPESR; this is translated from the coding sequence ATGAGTAACACAATCCACAGATTACAAAACGTAAAAAAACTTCAGGCAAAAAGATGGGAAAATGAAGATCATTGGGATGAAATTAACGATCTTTTAATCAAAGAGCTGGATGAAATTTTAGCACTAGAACCGGAAAATACTTCCGCTTTAATTAACATTGGTGCAATCTATTCTGATATGGGAGAAGACGAACAGGCTTTAAAATATCTTCACAGGGCATTAAATCTGGGTTCGGCTGATAAGAATCTTTTTATTAATCTTGCAATTGTGATGACTTACATGGGAAAGCATCCTGAAGAATATCATGAATTTTTGGAAATTGCAGAAGACAAAACAGAAGATCCGCTTACTTTTAAAGCTCATTTTGATCCGGAGTCGCGTTGA